One Arthrobacter sp. StoSoilB20 DNA segment encodes these proteins:
- the murI gene encoding glutamate racemase, translating into MAAHQGKPYSRIIMTSASGSPSGALGSDAPISTGELVGTRPIGIFDSGVGGLTVARSIIDQLPNESILYVGDTANGPYGPLPIAEVRANALGVMDELVDSGVKLLTIACNSASAAVLRDARERYTARYGIPVIEVIQPAVRRAVAATRSGRIGVIGTSATVGSRAYEDTFAAAPDLTITSVACPAFVNFVEAGITTGPDLLAAANEYLEPLKEAGVDTVVLGCTHYPLLTGVISFVMGEDVTLVSSAEETAKDVYRALANHGIQRTEPTTPSHEFIATGDAAQFETLARRFLGPEVLSVKHVDHVAAQYPTGSLARITPEMLEAARSGTGLSRRSYFVQPDPAVNAGAGNTLGRGL; encoded by the coding sequence ATGGCCGCACACCAAGGGAAGCCTTATTCTCGAATAATTATGACTTCAGCATCGGGTTCACCAAGCGGCGCCCTGGGCTCTGACGCCCCCATCAGCACGGGGGAACTTGTCGGCACGCGCCCGATCGGCATTTTCGACTCCGGAGTCGGCGGGTTGACCGTTGCGCGCTCCATCATCGACCAGCTTCCCAACGAGTCAATCCTCTACGTAGGTGACACTGCCAACGGCCCTTACGGTCCCCTTCCCATCGCCGAGGTGCGGGCCAATGCTTTGGGCGTGATGGATGAGCTGGTGGATTCGGGCGTGAAGTTGCTGACCATTGCCTGCAACTCCGCCTCCGCCGCCGTGCTCCGGGATGCGCGGGAAAGGTATACGGCCCGCTATGGCATTCCGGTCATCGAGGTCATCCAGCCGGCCGTGCGGCGGGCTGTCGCGGCTACGCGTTCAGGCAGGATCGGCGTCATCGGAACCTCAGCCACTGTTGGGTCCCGTGCCTACGAAGATACTTTCGCTGCTGCTCCTGACCTCACCATCACCTCAGTGGCCTGCCCGGCCTTCGTGAACTTCGTGGAGGCTGGCATCACCACCGGACCTGACCTTCTCGCTGCAGCCAACGAATACCTGGAGCCGCTCAAGGAAGCCGGAGTGGACACAGTGGTCCTCGGATGCACCCACTACCCGTTGCTGACCGGCGTCATCTCCTTCGTCATGGGCGAGGACGTCACGCTGGTTTCCAGTGCCGAGGAAACAGCCAAAGACGTGTACCGCGCCTTGGCCAACCATGGCATCCAGCGGACGGAGCCCACCACGCCAAGCCACGAGTTCATTGCCACTGGAGATGCTGCCCAGTTCGAGACCCTCGCCCGCCGTTTCCTGGGACCGGAGGTCCTCTCGGTGAAGCACGTGGACCATGTGGCGGCGCAGTACCCCACCGGCAGCCTGGCCCGTATTACGCCCGAGATGTTGGAAGCGGCACGCTCCGGAACCGGCCTGTCCCGGCGCTCGTACTTTGTACAGCCGGATCCGGCCGTCAACGCCGGCGCGGGCAACACCCTGGGGCGTGGATTGTGA
- a CDS encoding MBL fold metallo-hydrolase, whose protein sequence is MKLTIVGCTGSFPGPGSPASCYLVTAHDGEREWKIVMDLGSGALGAIQRYTDLEDIDAIFLTHLHPDHCMDLCGLHVAVRWKPGGWGRDRLPVWGPAATADRMATAYGLDLDPGMHEEFDFTHWAERQPVTVGPFTVTPFAVNHPVEEAYALRVTATEPGKDGVAVTKVLTYSGDTDSCQGLEDAAKGADLFLCEAAFEEGRDDDVKDVHLTGKRAGEAATNAAARRLLLTHIPVWTSQTKVLSEAKPVFAGDVAVAVAGVHYTI, encoded by the coding sequence GTGAAACTCACCATTGTGGGCTGCACGGGCTCATTCCCCGGACCCGGTTCCCCGGCGTCGTGTTATTTGGTGACCGCGCATGACGGTGAGCGCGAATGGAAGATCGTCATGGACCTGGGCAGCGGTGCTTTGGGTGCCATCCAGCGTTACACGGATCTGGAAGACATTGACGCAATCTTCCTCACCCACCTCCACCCGGACCACTGCATGGACCTCTGCGGACTCCACGTGGCCGTTCGCTGGAAGCCAGGCGGATGGGGGCGGGACCGGCTCCCGGTCTGGGGACCTGCCGCTACGGCGGACCGGATGGCCACAGCCTATGGCCTGGATTTGGATCCGGGCATGCACGAGGAATTCGACTTTACCCACTGGGCCGAACGGCAACCTGTCACTGTGGGCCCCTTTACGGTGACCCCGTTTGCCGTAAACCACCCGGTGGAAGAGGCCTACGCGTTGCGTGTGACTGCCACCGAGCCCGGCAAGGACGGTGTGGCGGTTACGAAGGTCCTGACGTACTCCGGGGACACCGATTCCTGCCAAGGCCTGGAGGATGCGGCCAAGGGCGCGGACTTGTTCCTGTGTGAAGCGGCGTTCGAGGAAGGCCGGGACGATGACGTCAAGGACGTCCACCTCACCGGCAAGCGTGCGGGGGAGGCAGCAACGAACGCTGCTGCCAGGAGGTTGCTGTTGACCCACATTCCGGTATGGACTTCACAAACCAAGGTCCTGTCCGAGGCGAAACCGGTCTTCGCCGGCGACGTCGCCGTAGCTGTCGCAGGAGTGCATTACACGATCTAG